caaTAATTCAGATGAGATGGATTGATAGTACGTTTAAGTTACATTCAATTTTAAGTCGGGATGAATCTTAATTAGGGGCTGTTTCAttgcatatagttataactatacTGTAGTTGTTAATTACATGCAGATTCAAATtcaatatttgatttgatatatttgaattcaactgaTTCACTTAGAACTGCACCCTCATTGGCCGCAATTCCAtctcaaaaaagaagaagaagaacaacttGCCTTCCTAATTAAGatgcatataattataatttttatatttttaattacatccAACAAAATGGGGCTACCAAACCCACTACCATTTAATACCTATAATAATAAGAAGTTAAAACTATTAAATCCCTAACACTCTTTAAAGCTGCACCTAATGTTACCTTTATATATATGACGCAATTAAGGCATCATGCTGATCCCATGTGTGACAAGGTAATATGATCTATTTTCGTTTTCTGGATTAAGAATCAACACCTATGATGATTTGTCTAATAAAAATCTCTACATCAATCACGTACTgcatacttttattttttccgAACAAAGACAAAAATTTGTTGGACATCGTCCCCGAAACTAGTAGTTTGGAGACGATACTGATGGATGCCACGTGGTCCATCCCACGGTtgccctcctctctctctctgctgctttctctctctctctctaaaaacacggggcatcatttttttttctttccttttatgGGTGCCGTCGGATGGGCCACGTGGCACTCATCCTCATTGTTCGATGTCCAGCAAATTTTTGTCCTCCAAACAAGGAGGAGGTGAAAATTAGGAGAAGGTGGGTAGCCACATTCATTAGCTCGCATGTCACACCGTATGTGGAGTTTGGTCCAATTCCTACTCTCCTTTTCGCTATATAGCGTTTTtccaaaggaaaaagaaaataaaaaataaaaacaaaacaaaacaaaacaaaataaaacaaagcatAATATTTGTGGGGGCCCTGGTGCTCAAAATAGGAAATGTCGAACAATAGAATCCTAACTCCTTTGAGCCTATTTTCATGGGTCCCTTGTGTTTTtaggtactatatatatatatatatatcttgcgttgagctagaatactctcaaaaacacTAAGAGAGTgatacttttgagtttttagcccttagatagATAGATGTAAGGTTggaatgatggtggtaggtggtgctagatggtggtaggtagaatagtgtttaatccaccggctattagtaattaaggaataGATCAAAGGGCTAAAAATTCAGAAGCACCAAGGAGTtagtgcttctaaaaatattctaactgaattctatatatatttatatatactaatactattgagtataaatattaataacgatttttgtatatttttcaaTGTGATATCAGGGCAAAAAGTTGTACTATTCCGGTATTCCCTAGTAAAttaagcatttaaaaaaaaaaataattttatattctccaataaataatttacaagatccaaacatttgaaaattttaatgtatgTGTATgaactaattattaaattccTCTGCATTTTATGTGCATGCCATGGCAATACATCAACTGGTCGTATACATCTCACATAGAGATCATAAATTTAGgaaaggaaaaatgaaaaaaaaaaaatttatcgatCGTATCTAGACTTATATAGTATCTAaactttatttataaaatttatcaactaattaaaaaatttgtatattatatatgctgATACAATAGCATATAGAAGGTGACATTTTGAAGACTAGTAATAGTACTTGAAAACGCCGAGAAACAATCTCttacttaggcttcgtttgggattgcggagagattgtgttacgtacggtgagaaagtgcgttggaaaaataccctgtttgtttccgtacgtaatattgcgttccgcatatcgcgaagagtcggttacgatatatttactgcagtcccaccggagaacgcagaagcatattcctatatgctttttccccAACTCTATTTATCTAACAGCGTTTCacaggcctcaataccaaactaaatcTTAGTATATTTAGGAAATGATAGCAACTCATAATTACTGATAAATAATATCTTGGTCCTAAATTAGCCTCCCAACATTTGACACTGTTCATAAATATATGGAAGCAAAAATTGCTCAAATCAATTATAAAGAGCTacgctagaatactattaataacactaagtcattggtgctattaagttttcgatCCTTTGATGAATCGAtgtacgattaggatgataatgaTCTCCTAAAGTTAAGTGAATGattagttaaatagtatgatttagcaggtaaaaatgatcaaaaagattaatctaacggtaaaaaatttgataatatcaAATGCTTGATGATATCGATAGCATTGTAGCTAGACTCCAATTGTAAATAAGATTTACAATTTCTATATTAAGAAACTCCGAATCCAAAATCATATGTTTTAATGGCTTCTATATTTGGAATGAGTTGATGATGCATGAATGATGACGCGTCGCACTAGTTGTAACCAATAACTTCTTTCCTCTTTTACATCGTACTTGTATTACAgccataaattatatttataataaataattatatttaaattttaataaaataaattaaaagttgagaatGCACTAGTGTAATTATTAAGTTACCAGTTACTTGAGCCCAACACTCCCAAAATCTATCAATCTACGTGAGTCACCATTTTTACTAGCTCGtaggaatattattttttcctttttttttttttttttttacgtacaTCATTTCAAATATTAACGTGCTTGTTCAAAAGTTAAAACTTTTTGGTACGTGACAAATAATTTAATGTGATACATCATCTACAACTAGGAATTACGTACTTTATAAagtaacaattaatttttaagaaattgcAATTAATTTCTACCTTAAAATAAAAGGCACCAATTTATTACagtatactaaaaaaaaaaattaaatataccAAATTTATCTGcactatggatcattttgagcCAACTATTCattcttttaaattataattttactgcctaatctttcaatttattttatttgagttggTCAATAacaatttgactttaaaaatctaaactaattatttactttaataaatatataactagTCAAAGTGCTCCAACTCACTctcaaatcaacaaaattaaaataataattcaaaatgttGAACTTATATAAATTATGAATCATTTGAATCAATTATTCTCAAAATATTGAATAATTGAtacaaaatgattcatagtttatatatacaagtccattatatttttacttttttaaggaaaaaaaagcaCGTAAACGCAATCGAATTTTGTCGTCcgacaaaagaaaagaatcagagatattttgattttaatgaTCGAGATATCTCGCATCTCGATAGGACGAGAATAAAAGAAGAAgctaaaaaaccaaaaaaaagaaacgagAAATACAAGTAAGTTGAGAAAACGACACCCATTAACGTTCCTCAGCAGGGACGAAGCCATATGTAGACCCAAAGGGCCCTGGCCCccttctttttaatatttactttatagtcctttgatagtttataaattttttagttaatttgtaaaatatatgggcctatcttataaaaaaattttagtactagtATAAAACTCTCCctcttcttatatattttataggtaaaaatatactaaaaatctcataattatagtgcattttgaaataagtcctttcaactttaaatatttgatttacacattcttaactttttaattatttttttatgagctaatttatttaactaaataaactagtatgctaaatttaatagctctgtTAGATATTAGTCACcggttgttattattattaataaaaatttaaaaattaaattctaactaaattattattagatttagTACAATTCTTAAGTTATTTCAATggaataatgcaaataaaataattagaaattaagcgagtgtaaattaaaaaaataaatttaatatttttttaatattaattatctaatcactaaatttttttattaaaaatttaagtaattaaaattttatttatttgctaaaatttttatttgtatatattttggtCCCCCTCGTCATTGAATTCTGGCTTCGTCCCTATGCGTTAGTTTTCATTCGTTTccacatattttatttttttattttttatttttttgaaagataggtagtgtgttacctgcttcgtttattttatttagaaataaatttagctggaaatatgaattaactgaaattcaaatttgggtctcgaatatcaaccatcaagccctttgttACTTGCTTGACgattttgctttttcttttttactctactattttgttttctttatatATGGATACATCCTcgctctcccctctctctcagGATTGGATGATCATTCACTGAATCTTCTCATTCctccatatctctctctctctctctctctctctctctctctctcgtggcAAAGAAAAGGGAAATTAAGCATGGAGTGGCTGCAGGATCCAGTGGTGATGCTATTTTTGCCGCTAGCTTTGGTGTTCGTCTTGTtgatgcggcggcggcgaaagctgccgctgccgctgccgccgggGCCGCGGCCGCTGCCCGTGATCGGCAACATGCTGATGATGGACCAGCTGACGCACCGCGGGCTGGCGAAGCTGGCGGAGCGCTACGGCGgcctcctccacctccggcTGGGGTTCCTCCACGCGGTCGCCGTCTCCACCCCCGACGTCGCCCGCGAGGTGCTGCAGGCGCAGGACAGCGCCTTCGCCAACCGCCCGGCCACCATCGCCATCGCGTACCTCACCTACGACCGCGCCGACATGGCCTTCGCCCACTACGGCCCCTTCTGGCGCCAGATGCGCAAGCTCTGCGTCGTCAAGCTGTTCAGCCGCAAGCGCGCCGAGTCCTGGGCCTCCGTCCGCGACGAGGTCGATTCGCTCATGCGGTTCGTCGCGAGGAGCAGCGGCACCGCCGTCAACCTCGGCGAGGTTATATTCAACCTCACCAAGAACATAACCTTCCGCGCCGCGTTCGGCACGCAGAGCCACGAGAACCAGGACGAGTTCATCTCCATCCTGCAGGAGTTCTCCAAGCTCTTCGGCGCGTTCAATGTCGGCGACTTCATCCCCTGGCTCGGCTGGATGGACCTGCAGGGGATCAACAAGCGGCTCGCGGCGGCGCGGGAAGCGCTCGATCGGTTCATCGACAAGATCATCGACGAGCACCTGAAGAGCCCCAAGGAGGCCGACGCCGACGACGCCGACATGGTCGACGACATGCTCGCCTTCCTCGCCGACGCTCCCTCCGCCGGAAAATCTGACGGCCAAGCCGCCGGGGATCTTCAGGGTTCCCTGCGGCTCACGCGGGATAACATTAAGGCCATTATCATGGTACGTACATCTTTTGAAAGAAAGATCTCCAATAtcaatcattaatattttaataattatcttgTTTGAGTATACGTCTTGgcttgtaattttatttatttaatttaaatttatatttttgatctattaaaaatttt
This genomic interval from Ananas comosus cultivar F153 linkage group 8, ASM154086v1, whole genome shotgun sequence contains the following:
- the LOC109714172 gene encoding cytochrome P450 84A1-like, whose translation is MEWLQDPVVMLFLPLALVFVLLMRRRRKLPLPLPPGPRPLPVIGNMLMMDQLTHRGLAKLAERYGGLLHLRLGFLHAVAVSTPDVAREVLQAQDSAFANRPATIAIAYLTYDRADMAFAHYGPFWRQMRKLCVVKLFSRKRAESWASVRDEVDSLMRFVARSSGTAVNLGEVIFNLTKNITFRAAFGTQSHENQDEFISILQEFSKLFGAFNVGDFIPWLGWMDLQGINKRLAAAREALDRFIDKIIDEHLKSPKEADADDADMVDDMLAFLADAPSAGKSDGQAAGDLQGSLRLTRDNIKAIIMDVMFGGTETVASAIEWAMAELMKSPDDMRRVQQELADVVGLDRKVHESDLDRLPFLKCVVKETLRLHPPIPLLLHETVEDCTVAGYSIPKKSRVMINVWAIGRDASAWKDANAFRPSRFAPGGDSASVDFKGNFFELLPFGSGRRSCPGMQLGLYGLELSVAQLMHCFNWALPNGMKPSELDMSDVFGLTAPRAVRLWAVPAPRLTCSLI